The Streptomyces sp. NBC_00286 nucleotide sequence GGGCCTACGTTCCTCACCAGCGATGCCGGTGAACTCGCCGCCGTGGACTGGACGTTCAACGGCTGGGGTGCCCAGGCGTGGGCGCGCTGGGAGCACGACGCGAAGATCGCCGAGTACGTCTCCGACCTCGCGGGCTCGGCGAAGACGTACACCTCGGAACTCGTCAACGAAGGCGGTGCCATCCACGTCGACGGCGAGGGCACGGTCCTGCTGACGGAGACGGTCCAGCTCGGGCCGGAACGCAATCCGCACTGGACCCGCGAGCAGGTGGAGGCCGAAATCCACGCCCATCTCGGCACTCGCAAGGCGATCTGGCTGCCGCGCGGCCTCACCGGCGACTACGACGGCTTCGGCACGCTCGGCCATGTGGACATCGTCGCCGCGTTCGCCCGGCCCGGTGTGGTCGTGGCCCATGTGCAGCCGGACCCGGCCCACCCCGACCACGAGGTGACACAGGAGGTCGTCGGCCTGTTGAAGGCGCAGACCGACGCGCGCGGCCGCCGCCTGGAAGTCGTCGAGGTACCCGCCCCGACCGTCCTGGAGACCGACGGCCACTGG carries:
- a CDS encoding agmatine deiminase family protein, producing the protein MSAAADGFRMPAEWAPHELTWMAWPGPNPTFDDPEGLAAARVAWASVARAVRRFEPVTVVCGPGQSVEARALLGHGIDTVERDLDDAWMRDIGPTFLTSDAGELAAVDWTFNGWGAQAWARWEHDAKIAEYVSDLAGSAKTYTSELVNEGGAIHVDGEGTVLLTETVQLGPERNPHWTREQVEAEIHAHLGTRKAIWLPRGLTGDYDGFGTLGHVDIVAAFARPGVVVAHVQPDPAHPDHEVTQEVVGLLKAQTDARGRRLEVVEVPAPTVLETDGHWADYSYINHYLCNGGVVLCGFDNPRDETAADIFRRLFPQRTVTLVDARPIFAGGGGIHCITQQQPKVVVR